A segment of the Stegostoma tigrinum isolate sSteTig4 chromosome 44, sSteTig4.hap1, whole genome shotgun sequence genome:
GCTCGAGACCGCAGTTTTTTAATCCCGAAAGTTGTGTTCACTGCCGTTGTGGAGAATAGTTTTATTTACAGATCTAGTTGGGGGCTGGAGTTAACATATATTGCTGTATTTGTATTTCATTAACCGTTACAGGAATGATATTTCGTTCAGTTTTGATTCTGGGACACCCGTGGAAGTTTTAATTTACTTTCCATCTGCCTGTTGCAGGAAGCAATGCCAAACGCCCTCCCCCTTTCCTCACGCCTGTTACAGACAGATGAGGCAGTCCTGTCGTCCTGTCTCCGCTGATGTAGATTTTATTCAAAAAATTTAGTTTGCAAAGTACACGATTTGATCGGAGTCGgagtttattttccttttaaatatttacctTAAACTCAGGATCGCGAGGGTAAAATCGGCGGGCTTTTTGGAAGTGACCAACTGTCATTTCAATTTAAaccaaaaaatatttttctgccttttcagaACCTTCCGGAGCTGTTTCTCATGGGGTTGAGGGACGGGACTCTAACAAATCCCAGCTCTAGGGCGAGCTCTCCATTCCCTTAAATAGGCAGCGCCGCCACAGGTTCAGCATTGAGAGTagcagcctgtgtgtgtgttgcagagaatggccagaaccaagcagacagcgcgcaaatccaccggagggaaagctccccgcaagcagctggcgaccaaagcggcccgcaagagcgctccggccacgggcggagtgaagaagcctcatcgctacaggcccggcacggtggctctgcgggAGATCCGCCGCTACCAGAAATCCACCGAGCTGCTGATCCGCAAACTGCCGTTCCAGCGCCTGGTGCGGGAGATCGCTCAGGACTTCAAGACCGACCTGCGCTTCCAGAGCTCGGCCGTGATGGCCTTGCAGGAGGCCAGCGAGGCTTACCTGGTGGGTCTGTTTGAGGACACCAACCTGTGTGCCATCCACGCCAAGCGGGTCACCATCATGCCCAAAGACATCCAGCTGGCCCGGCGGATCCGCGGGGAGCGCGCCTAAACGGAGCGTGCCCGGCCCTGCACATTCACCCCGAGAAACacaacggctcttttcagagccacgacactatccagagagagagagaacagcaatCATTAGACACGATGGACTGTAGTTAATATAAACCCACAGCATACTATTGATGTTATGTCTCAATGTCACCGCTGTTACAGAAACTTAGTGCATCTCTCAGGCCCAATAATTCCCCCGAGTTGTGAAACAGGTTTATAAGTGCTCAGTAATCACAACACAGTTCAAGTACTGTACCtaacattttataaatttccGATTCAAACGCCTTTGCTTGCCAATTGCTTCCCTTGGCGTTTCCCCAGCTGCAACTGAAGTTGACGAATGAGGATGTTGGGAAACAGTGGCCAATTCGAAAAGCGCACCAAAATATACAAACGATTTTTATATTTCTGATCGTGCAATTGAAATTTTGCCTCATCTCACACGAGTGTATTCATTCGATCCTCTGAGGAGGCTCGGTTTAGTCTCGAACGGCCCCTTTCTTGCGGGGAGTTAGCGCATGTCTTTTGTTCCCTGTCGGCATAGTGATAGGGAAACCGCTGTGAGTTACTATTTAAAGTCGCTGTCCCTGCAGTAAAACTTTATTACTCCCCTCCGACAGCTGTTCTAGTTTTCTTTAGGTTAAGGCAAAAAGGAAACGGATATTTTTGCGCATTTAGTCCCGTGTTTGCACATAAAATTAAAGTAAACCAACCAGCAGTGACAGTCTAGCTGCTTTTCACTGACtttgtgggtggctcttaaaagagcctttgggttgtcAGGTTACAGAACGGTCTCTTCACTTTTTAGTGGCGCCCCCAGCGgcggttttcttgggcagcagcacggcctggatattaggcagcaccccaccctgagcgatggtcacccctcccagcagcttgttgagctcctcgtcgttgcgcacggccagctggaggtgcctggggatgatgcgggtcttcttgttgtcgcgggccgcgttaccggccagctcgaggatttcagccgtcaggtactcgagcaccgcagccagatagaccggcgctccggcacccacacgctcagcatagttaccctttctcaggagcctgtGAACACGGCCCACCGGGAACTGCAGCCCAGCCCGGGATGACCGGGACTTCGCCTTCGCGCGAGCTTTCCCACCACCGCCCTTTCCTCTCCCAGACATCgccacagtctcacaaacactttCACAGAAGATGCTGCAATGCGGCCACATCCCGCCCTCTTATACCTTCgggaggaatgggggtgcggccattgctgattggtcacattGTTCAGTATCTCCTAATGTCGTTTCAATGCCCAATCAgatatctgcttccctcaccaatcCGGAGAGGGCCCGGGGAGGAGGCCGGAAAAtcccggcgccaaatcatcaaccgctttctttcaaactcgaaAAGCCCGCCAATAGTTTCAAAACGGGTAGAAGTTTTACAAAGAAGAATGCGTTCATTCTTGAGATAATTTACTTTTAGAATACGCCTGTATacttcacacaatctctctctgattcCCAGGCCTAAGTGAATCGATGTGATTATGATTTTGCTTTTTACCCTGATCCTTAAGAATAAACAGATGGCAGAAAAAGAGCCCGGCGTAAGTTGCTCTGAACAGATGCATTTTATTTCACATCAGCACCCGGATACATTGATAAAAGTATCACACAGCTGTTTCTTTGCCGTTGAACTCAATACTgctttaaacaatattttacaatcGCGCTCCCTATTGCACAAGATCAACAATATTTCTACTTTTGCGATGCCAGTCCGGCAGCTGTTCTGCTTTCATCTCGGTTCACTTTGAAATTTTCCCACCGACAGCAGAAAGCCTCATTTATAGCTTTCTGCAAAACCcggggagatttgaaaataaaacaaaattcctcgGCGCGGCAAACGTAGGAAAATaccggcgccaaatcatcaaccgtTTTCTTACCGATTTGAAAAGCCCGCCAATATGGGCAATACGAGGAAGACGTTTTACATGAATGCGTATGATTTAATTTCCTTTTAGATTACAAATTGATCCTTGACATAACCTCTCTCGTTCTCATTCAAAACATCAGCGTCTTCCGAAAATTTTGTGATTATTGTGTGAGATCAGACTTCCCTGTTAATCTCGGTTCATTTTGAAAGACTCTACCCGACAACGGGGAACCCCACAGACTGcattctgaaaataaattcaCGTAGagatttggaaattgaaaaaCACAAATCGCACGATACTTCTGTTCGTATGTCTCAAATACGGGCTTATTGGTTTTGGTTACCACGAGAGAGAGTTGGGGTCGTTACCCACAGGGACAAAATCCTACAACGTGTACGAAATTGTAaaacttagttttttttttcctaaGAGGAATGAATAATTTAATTTTTCGCCGAacttagttagaacatagaacataacagcacagtacagacccttcggccctcgatgttgtgccgacctgtcataccgatttcaagcccatctaacctacactattccatgtacgtccatatgcttatccaaagacgatTTAAAAGATACCTAAAgctggagaatctactaccgttgcaggcaaagcgttccattcccttactactctgagtaaagaaactacctctgacatctgtcctgtatctttcacccctcaatttaaagctatgccccctcgtgctcgctgtcaccatcctatgaaaaaggctctccctatccaccctatctaatcctctgattattttatatgtttcaattcagtcacctctcaaccaccttctctgtaatgaaaacagcctcaagtccctcagcctttcctcgtaaaacgttccctccataccaggcaacatcccagtaaatctctgcaccctttcctcagcttccacatccttcttataatgcggtgaccagaactgtgcacaatactccaagtgcgaccgcaccagagttgtgtccagcttcaccataacctcttggttccagaactcgatccctctattaataaaagctaaaacactgtatgccttcttaacagccctgtcaacctgggtggcaactttcaaggatctgtatacatggacaccgagatctctctgctcatctacactgccatgAATCTTACCAtaagcccagtactttgccttccggttcaTTTTCATATTGCAAGTGCACCCTGAAATATTTATCAAAAACTCAACGCTCCTGCGGGTGAGAACGGTGAAACTTCAGTTTAAAGTTGCCGTCCCTCTTGTCGTTGATCAGACTTCACACCTGATATGGCAATCCAGCAGCTATACTAGCTTTATCTCAgttcattttgaaagcctcttaTCGACAGCTGAGAGCCTCATTTACAGTGTTCTGCAAAAATCAGACGACGTCAGTGGCGTtttgaaaatttaatttaaaaaaagaacaaataaatttcaaaatctaTTCGTGGGACGACAACAGTTACTTTTCTTTCCGGGAGTGAAACTCGTGTTTCATACCCCACGGGGCACTGTACCTTCTGCCCTGATCAAGGGTTAAAGAATAACTGGAAAATATAGAATTTGCTGAAAAGTGACTCGGTGTCGATAAATATGCTCTCTATACAGGCCGGGAAAAGAGACTGGGAAATACGCAACCGACAATAAAGGGCAGAGGGTCTGGGATCAAACGAAATTATTTTTATAATTAAAAACAAAGCTTAGCGACATTCATTATCCAGACCCAGAATCAATTGTAAAGCTAAAACTTCATTTGAaaagaagggtctcgccccgaaacgtcaatttacctgcttctctgatgctgtttggtttgctgtggtcatccagctccacatcttgtcgtctcagattctccagcatcggctatCCAAGTTAATACGGTTCAGCTGTTTCAGTGAGGTAgtgggtggctcttaaaagagcctttgggttttGGATGTGTTTTTTCAACACAATGTGGGgtctcacttggagctggtgtacttggtcaccgcctttgtaccctccgacacggcgtgtttggccagctccccgggcagcagcagccgcaccgcggtctggatctcccgggagctgatggtcctgcgcttgttgtaatgggccaggcgggaagcctcccctgcgatacgctcgaaaatatccttgacgaacgagttcatgatgctcatcgccttggaggagatgccggtgtcggggtgaacctgcttcatcactttgtaGATGTAGATAGagtaactttctttcctggatCGTTTCCTTTTCTTGCCGGCTTTGCCCGGCgccttcttgatgattttcttgGCGCCCTTCTTGGAGGCTTGCTGCGCTTTCTTCTCATCTGGCATAGCGTCAGTCACTTTCAGACACAAAATAAGCGAAAGCCGTCTCGGAGCTCGCTTTTTATAGCCTGATCGCGtcagcaatgctaatgagggaTGAGGGAAATCCTTGTTCCTGATTGGGTACTTTACAAGAATGTCACACCATGAGATTAGCCTTTCTGTGATTGGTTAGTGTCAAACACAAAGTGGATCTCTTCGGTTCTGCAACGAAATGTGAAACACAAACCGAAATTTTGTACACGGATCAAATTCCTATCTCCCTTGCAGTTGAACTGGTTGTCAATATTTTGAACACAGTCCTGCGAGATTTTAATTGTGACAAGGTGTTTTATTCCGCTCAGTGATCTTTTGTGAGTAAAATGTTACCTTGTTTCATCACCAGCTGAGATTTCCTTATTAAGCTGTGGGGAGTATTGTTTTGTGAAGACTTTCGGGTTTCTTGAGCGACAATTTGCCGAATATCTGTCATTCTCTGCATTGTGGAAATGGGAGTGCGGTTCTCGATCTGTCCCTAGAGTTGCAGTGGGGTAGAGATcgcctgaggtttgtctggattctccagcatctgcagtcaccattatctctgatacaattttaacttcactgcaaagcttcttccagggatgcctgacttgaagaagttaccatccTCCCTCCAGAATAAAAGCAGACTCTTTACTAAATgggcagaaaattcagaagtcttgcatgcaaagagacttgggagttctactCCAGGAATGTCTCACGGTAAACtcgcaggttgagtcagtagtcaggaaggcaactacaatactggcatttattttgccaggacttcaaggcagagattgacaaattcttgatctcacaaggaatcaagggctacggggagagtgcagggaagtggagttgaaatgcccagccgTGACTTAAatagtggagtggacttgatgggccgaatggcctcacttccactcccatgtcttatggtcttacggactTGAATATGTAAAAAAAGGATGTACTTATGAGGCTTTAGAAGACTCGAGTCAGGCCACGTTTGAAGTagcatgtgcagttttgggccccatatctcaggaaggatgtactgcccctggagcaggttcagaggaggttcacgagaatggtcccaggaatgaaaagctgaacatatgagcaatgtttgaggattctgggactgtactctttggagtttagaaggatgataatCAAAACTTAGACTACTGaatgcctggacagagtggatgtagggaagatgcttccattggtaggagagactaggacccaagggcacagccttcaaGTAAAGGGcaggccttttagaacagagataaggagaaacttcttcagccagagagcggtgaatctatggaattcactgccacagaaggctgtggaggccaggttattgagtgcatttaagggtgagatagataggtttttgattgtcaaggggatcaaggttatggggagaaggaaggagaattGGCTGAAGGAACttctcagccatgatttaatggtggagcagacttgatgggccaaatagcctgatttctgctcctatgtcttatggtcttatagtaacACAGTATGGACATGGGCCCTTCCGCTCAAACTGGTTCATgatgaccatggtgcccactcagctggatccaattgcccACATTATATCCCTCGAAATCCTTCccttccatgtacctgttcaaatgttttttttttaagtgttgatattgtgcctgcctcaacaactttctctggcagctgattccacacgtgctccactctctctgtgaagttggcacccctcaggtccttcttaaattctTGCCCTCTCACccgaaacctatgccctccagttttcaattcctcatctgtggggaaaaaaaacaaacatgatTTGCATTTATCTGACCTATgggcctcatgattttatacatctgaatAAGGTCACACTTCATTCTCCTACGgtccaagaaataaagtcctaccctggccaacatctcgcTATAACTCAGGCCCACTAGTCCTgcataaatcttctttgaacaCTTTCTAGTTGAACTAGGTCTTTtttacaacagggtgaccaaaactctaCACAATAGTCTGAGTCTATTCTAAATGCCTCgatcaatgaaggccagcatgctgaaTTCCTTCTTCAGCACCCTACCCACCTGCGACACTGCTTTAACCAAACGACTTATCTGTACTCCTTGGTCCCTCTGTACCACATCACTAATCagggaccttaccatttactataCAAGGCTTACTATAGTTTGacattccaaagtgcaacacctcacacctatctgcattgaattgcattttccaatccttggcccacttccccatctgattaagatccctctgtaattttcgaTAACCTTCCCCACTATGAACGATACCGCCTAACattgcatcatctgtaaacttactaatcatgctttgcacattcacatccagatcatttatgttaataacaaataacaaaggtcccagcaccaatccctgtggcacaccacaagtcacaggcctccagtccgagaaacaatcTTCAACTGTCACCCTCTGCTttgtaccatcaagccaattttgaatccaatgagcTAGCTTTCCCTGTTCaagtgagccacaacacactgcagcatcccGGAGTTTCATAAAGCCAAGGAAGAACACAGATAGTGTCTTTAGAAATGACAGTTACTCAAAATGCATTGTTCGCAGATGCCACACAACTGAtgacaacaggaagacacaacacatcCAGTGATAGTAGTCACCAGACTATGCACTGAGGGTGTGAAATAACCACCAGGTTACTCTACCCCGTAAGAATCATGATAGCCCACGAACTGACAGCCGCTGTTGAGAATGAAGgatccaacattcacaattagcAGAACCAATGCgatttacaagataccatgcaaatACTGCCACAAACCTTACCCAAGGCAAACCGGTAGGAAACCCGCCATCAGGATTCATGGACATCAACTCGCTGCCAAAAGTCATGGCCAACTACCACTCACCTTAATGCACGTGGATAAAGAGGGACACCTGTTTGACTGGGACAAGGTAGCCATCAGAGGACATCCCAAAcaaagacatgcacaagaattcaaactagaactccattaacaaacatgtccAGCTGGACACCACACACCAACCACTAAGAAACCAATCTGGAAGTGTTGctcaccaccccagcaaactgaggcacataaatagcaagaaggACAGAATACCAACGTTTCATTCacggtgcactgatgatgttgtgtagtatggtgatgaaatgtctgtgaacaaaCTTacaagctcagtgagcaagtcaacagcagCATATTTAATGAACTGACCctgacatttcagtgaaagcGATTATCaacatgtatctgtcaatttccacAATTTGACTGTCACTGTGATCAAactctgtcagtttctgcttggtggCCATGTGAGTGCAGTTATCAATAAGGACGTTTCAGATTCCGCTCTGTGAATGAGAGTAATTATCAAACTGTACATGTCAGTTAGTTTATGCTGCGTATAACTGGGAAGGCTGATTCCagaatttgcagttcttgctatgtccaaGGTTGTTATC
Coding sequences within it:
- the LOC132207052 gene encoding histone H3, with protein sequence MARTKQTARKSTGGKAPRKQLATKAARKSAPATGGVKKPHRYRPGTVALREIRRYQKSTELLIRKLPFQRLVREIAQDFKTDLRFQSSAVMALQEASEAYLVGLFEDTNLCAIHAKRVTIMPKDIQLARRIRGERA
- the LOC132206874 gene encoding late histone H2A.2.2-like; its protein translation is MSGRGKGGGGKARAKAKSRSSRAGLQFPVGRVHRLLRKGNYAERVGAGAPVYLAAVLEYLTAEILELAGNAARDNKKTRIIPRHLQLAVRNDEELNKLLGGVTIAQGGVLPNIQAVLLPKKTAAGGATKK
- the LOC132207018 gene encoding histone H2B type 1-O-like — protein: MPDEKKAQQASKKGAKKIIKKAPGKAGKKRKRSRKESYSIYIYKVMKQVHPDTGISSKAMSIMNSFVKDIFERIAGEASRLAHYNKRRTISSREIQTAVRLLLPGELAKHAVSEGTKAVTKYTSSK